In the genome of Taurinivorans muris, one region contains:
- a CDS encoding methyl-accepting chemotaxis protein — protein MKLSLRTKILMPSVLIFVLAFGFSGWNSYHSSEKALREAVMANLEASLHAVSTGLKDFKEKILEDLRSNTTVTPMRMLYSEDKHEAGVESVYISFINRPLIKDGVLLYIDATDEKGTVISSTDKSRIGLSIADSPVFKEAMQEKEYIGEAVPGPDTNALVPFAVPVVLNGKIRGVLMAMVNFAKLADKYVAPVRIGKLGYAFVATGVGEIMYHPDGAEIMVPVAPTSLTPKMVKWRNGIYEYNWSGQDWIALYETDEQSNWTVIVKAQGGEVFKSIHDIALSTIILTLVSTLLFTLILFAIVRYLISALQRSVTFAEAVAAGDLDRSLDIETKDEVGMLAAALRHMVNNLREMIETSRRSEQDAREQSGKAAKAIQEAEESRQQAEISRKQGLQEASNQLTSLVQNLAGYIETLRGRLEQAATGAEGQYQSSRENVQDMMMLNESAQTVAKSANSAAASSTHAKEMALNGQRVVSGVAEAISEVNESTEALKQSLDNLGKKAEGIGVILNVITDIADQTNLLALNAAIEAARAGDAGRGFAVVADEVRKLAEKTMQATREVDEVTKAIQAGTRDNIRIMDNTANIIARTTELAAQAGDSLVEIVKTVEKNAAQVEHITDASHSQSKISIEVTDGIKSVGDIAEETSMLMTEASKDLQNVLAISDELNLKIETLGK, from the coding sequence ATGAAATTATCGCTCCGAACAAAAATTTTGATGCCTTCCGTCTTAATCTTTGTGCTGGCTTTCGGTTTCTCCGGCTGGAACTCCTATCACAGCTCAGAAAAAGCCCTTCGCGAAGCCGTAATGGCGAACCTTGAAGCGAGCCTGCACGCCGTAAGCACAGGACTGAAAGATTTCAAAGAGAAAATTTTAGAGGATTTGCGAAGCAACACCACCGTAACCCCCATGCGCATGCTTTATTCCGAAGACAAACATGAAGCGGGCGTGGAAAGCGTATATATTTCTTTCATAAACCGTCCGCTCATAAAAGACGGAGTGTTGCTCTACATCGATGCCACCGATGAGAAAGGCACCGTGATTTCAAGCACGGACAAAAGCCGCATCGGCTTGTCAATAGCAGACTCCCCCGTATTCAAAGAAGCCATGCAGGAAAAAGAATACATAGGTGAAGCCGTTCCGGGTCCGGATACAAATGCGCTTGTTCCTTTTGCCGTGCCGGTCGTCCTGAATGGAAAAATCCGCGGCGTGCTGATGGCTATGGTGAATTTCGCCAAACTGGCTGACAAATACGTTGCACCGGTCCGCATAGGTAAATTGGGGTACGCCTTTGTCGCGACGGGAGTGGGTGAAATCATGTATCACCCCGACGGAGCGGAAATCATGGTCCCTGTAGCCCCCACATCATTGACTCCGAAAATGGTCAAATGGCGCAACGGCATATATGAATACAACTGGAGCGGACAGGATTGGATAGCCCTTTATGAAACGGACGAACAATCCAACTGGACCGTCATCGTCAAAGCGCAAGGGGGCGAAGTGTTCAAATCCATTCATGACATCGCCCTGAGCACCATTATCCTCACGCTTGTTTCAACCCTGCTCTTTACCCTCATCCTCTTCGCCATTGTGCGTTATCTCATTTCCGCGCTGCAGCGGAGCGTAACCTTTGCGGAAGCTGTCGCGGCAGGCGACCTTGACCGTTCTTTGGACATCGAGACCAAAGACGAAGTGGGAATGCTGGCTGCCGCCCTGCGCCACATGGTGAACAATTTGCGTGAAATGATTGAAACAAGCAGGCGCAGCGAACAGGACGCCCGTGAACAAAGCGGCAAGGCGGCCAAAGCGATACAAGAAGCGGAAGAAAGCCGCCAACAAGCTGAAATTTCAAGAAAACAGGGGCTGCAGGAAGCTTCAAACCAATTGACTTCTTTGGTGCAAAATTTGGCAGGCTATATTGAAACACTTCGCGGGCGTCTTGAACAAGCGGCGACCGGCGCCGAAGGGCAATACCAAAGCTCACGCGAAAATGTCCAAGACATGATGATGCTGAATGAAAGTGCGCAGACAGTCGCAAAAAGCGCAAACTCGGCGGCGGCGAGTTCGACTCATGCCAAAGAAATGGCGCTGAACGGTCAGCGTGTCGTTTCCGGTGTTGCCGAAGCCATTTCCGAAGTGAATGAAAGCACGGAAGCCCTGAAACAAAGCCTCGACAATTTGGGAAAAAAAGCCGAAGGAATCGGCGTCATTTTAAATGTCATCACCGATATTGCAGACCAAACAAACCTTTTGGCATTGAACGCCGCCATTGAAGCCGCCCGCGCAGGTGACGCCGGACGGGGATTTGCCGTTGTCGCGGATGAAGTGCGCAAACTTGCGGAAAAAACCATGCAGGCTACGCGGGAAGTCGATGAAGTGACAAAAGCCATCCAAGCCGGAACGAGGGACAATATCCGCATAATGGATAACACCGCAAACATTATTGCACGAACAACGGAGCTTGCCGCCCAAGCGGGAGATTCGCTCGTTGAAATTGTTAAAACCGTTGAGAAAAATGCCGCTCAGGTCGAACATATCACCGATGCCAGCCATTCCCAGTCAAAAATAAGCATAGAAGTCACCGACGGAATCAAATCCGTTGGCGATATTGCAGAAGAAACATCAATGCTTATGACCGAAGCAAGCAAAGACCTGCAAAATGTTCTTGCCATTTCCGATGAACTGAACCTTAAAATTGAAACACTTGGAAAATAA